A window from Candidatus Omnitrophota bacterium encodes these proteins:
- a CDS encoding segregation/condensation protein A yields MTYKVKLDVFEGPLDLLLYLIQKEEVDIYDIPIAKVTDQYLEYLELMKLLDLTIAGEFLVMAATLMHIKSKMLLPPEPSEGEEKAEEDPRAELVRRLLEYKKFKEAASELSHMESQHKHFFARVGPGIKIDDLPKEETLFEASLFDLITAFTKVLKDIPRDIFYKVVKDEFTVSEKIHDIIHMLVDNGKIMFTDLFKAAKNKFEVITLFLALLELIKMREVVVLQGAPFGDIEVMKNAETAKPVNEVKEDGQGPK; encoded by the coding sequence TGAGGGGCCGCTCGACCTTCTTCTGTACCTGATCCAGAAGGAAGAGGTCGATATATACGATATACCGATCGCCAAGGTAACCGACCAGTATCTCGAATATCTTGAGCTGATGAAGCTTCTCGACCTGACGATAGCCGGCGAGTTCCTCGTCATGGCGGCGACGCTCATGCATATAAAGTCGAAGATGTTACTGCCGCCGGAACCGTCGGAGGGCGAGGAGAAGGCCGAGGAAGATCCTCGGGCCGAACTGGTGCGGCGCCTTCTGGAATATAAGAAATTTAAAGAGGCGGCGTCTGAACTTTCGCACATGGAGTCACAGCATAAGCATTTTTTCGCGAGGGTCGGCCCCGGCATAAAGATAGACGATCTGCCGAAGGAAGAGACTTTATTTGAGGCGAGCTTATTCGATCTTATAACCGCGTTCACGAAGGTATTGAAAGACATACCGAGGGATATATTTTATAAAGTGGTTAAAGACGAGTTTACGGTGTCGGAGAAGATACACGATATCATTCACATGCTCGTCGATAACGGCAAGATAATGTTTACGGATCTTTTTAAAGCGGCAAAAAATAAATTCGAGGTTATAACGCTTTTCCTGGCACTGCTGGAGTTGATAAAGATGCGGGAGGTTGTCGTCCTGCAGGGTGCGCCTTTTGGCGACATAGAAGTAATGAAAAATGCCGAAACCGCTAAACCGGTTAACGAGGTAAAAGAAGATGGACAGGGACCAAAGTAA
- the scpB gene encoding SMC-Scp complex subunit ScpB: MDRDQSKKIIEALLFVSDKPISIDTFKDVLKEVEPTEIRAVIEELNADYSSSGRSFAIKEIAGGFQMLTDPVYSKWISAMYKRPADRLTGPSLETLAIIAYRQPLTRAQIEMIRGVSADGVVRTLEERGFIRPRGRVDGPGRPILYGTTTEFLQHFGLKSLDELPKLKEFQESDLDFIREKDKHEIVKTETGQGAETVQAGVSDQGTEADQVKPKEENSNEDQQITQNS, from the coding sequence ATGGACAGGGACCAAAGTAAGAAGATAATAGAAGCTCTTTTATTTGTGAGTGACAAGCCGATTTCGATAGATACATTCAAGGATGTCTTAAAAGAGGTTGAGCCTACGGAGATCAGGGCCGTTATCGAAGAATTGAACGCTGACTATTCTTCTTCCGGCAGGAGTTTTGCCATAAAAGAGATCGCCGGCGGGTTCCAGATGTTGACGGATCCCGTATACAGTAAGTGGATATCCGCGATGTACAAGCGTCCGGCCGATCGTCTCACCGGCCCGTCGCTCGAGACTCTGGCGATAATAGCTTACAGGCAACCGTTGACGCGGGCTCAGATAGAGATGATAAGGGGTGTCAGCGCCGACGGCGTGGTGCGCACATTGGAAGAGCGCGGATTCATACGCCCGCGCGGGCGCGTGGACGGGCCGGGCAGGCCGATACTTTACGGCACCACTACGGAATTTTTACAACATTTTGGATTGAAGTCGCTCGATGAATTGCCGAAATTAAAAGAGTTTCAGGAGAGTGATCTTGATTTTATTAGAGAGAAAGATAAACATGAGATAGTTAAAACTGAGACAGGCCAGGGTGCCGAAACGGTCCAGGCCGGCGTGTCAGATCAGGGTACCGAAGCGGATCAGGTAAAGCCAAAAGAGGAGAATTCGAATGAAGATCAACAAATTACGCAAAACAGTTGA
- the pheA gene encoding prephenate dehydratase — MKINKLRKTVDASTGSASTLSKQTIVGVGRARRRVDSIDSQLLRLLNERAKVILGIGKSKARTNGSIYVPEREKEVYRKIAANNMGPLSAGSLKAIYREIMSGSFELERPLVIAYLGPECTFTHLAGMKKFGASVSYKACGTITDIFSEVEKGMADYGVVPIENSIEGAVNHTLDMFIDSALKICSEIYLDVTHNLLVKSAGKGRIRKVYSKAEVFGQCRIWLESNLPGAELVEVSSTAKAAEMTAKEGAACACIASDLAAEKYKLTILNRSIQDSAHNVTRFLVIGKYDAMPTNEDKTSIMFSVKDRSGALHDMLVPFKRHKINMTKIESRPSKVRAWEYYFFVDLEGHYKNAKVNKALDELDAQASFVKVLGSYPAEEIM, encoded by the coding sequence ATGAAGATCAACAAATTACGCAAAACAGTTGATGCTTCGACCGGCTCAGCATCAACCCTGAGCAAGCAAACTATTGTAGGCGTTGGGCGCGCGCGTCGAAGGGTTGATTCGATAGATTCTCAGCTGTTGCGGCTCCTGAATGAAAGAGCCAAAGTCATACTCGGCATAGGGAAATCGAAGGCCCGTACTAATGGTTCGATATATGTTCCGGAGCGGGAAAAAGAGGTTTACAGGAAGATTGCCGCGAATAATATGGGGCCGTTGTCTGCGGGATCGCTTAAGGCGATATATAGGGAGATCATGTCCGGTTCGTTTGAACTGGAGAGGCCGCTTGTCATAGCTTATCTGGGGCCCGAGTGCACGTTCACGCATTTAGCCGGTATGAAAAAGTTTGGCGCAAGCGTGTCGTATAAAGCATGCGGAACCATAACGGATATATTCAGCGAGGTCGAAAAAGGGATGGCCGATTACGGCGTAGTCCCGATAGAGAATTCCATTGAGGGGGCGGTAAACCATACGCTCGATATGTTCATCGACTCCGCGCTTAAAATATGCTCCGAGATATATCTCGACGTGACGCACAACCTTCTCGTTAAATCTGCCGGTAAGGGCAGGATACGCAAGGTTTATTCGAAGGCAGAAGTATTCGGCCAGTGCAGGATATGGCTTGAGTCGAACCTGCCGGGCGCGGAACTTGTGGAAGTTTCGAGTACCGCGAAAGCGGCCGAGATGACCGCGAAAGAGGGCGCCGCGTGTGCCTGCATAGCCAGCGATCTGGCCGCGGAGAAATATAAGCTTACGATTTTAAACAGGTCGATACAGGATAGCGCTCACAACGTTACTCGCTTTCTTGTCATCGGTAAGTATGACGCTATGCCTACGAACGAGGACAAGACGTCCATAATGTTCTCGGTAAAAGATCGCTCCGGCGCGCTTCACGATATGCTCGTTCCGTTCAAAAGACACAAGATAAACATGACGAAGATAGAGTCGAGGCCGTCGAAAGTCAGGGCGTGGGAGTACTACTTCTTTGTGGACTTAGAGGGGCATTACAAGAATGCGAAAGTGAATAAAGCGCTGGATGAGTTGGACGCGCAAGCGTCGTTTGTAAAGGTGTTGGGGTCGTATCCGGCTGAGGAGATTATGTGA
- the hisC gene encoding histidinol-phosphate transaminase yields the protein MKNLVKMNILNVKNYVPGKPIEEVQRELGLKNVIKLASNENCFGPSPMAVAAIRRALRSINRYPDSSSFYLKKKLAAFLGVGESNLIFGNGSDEIISMAIRTFVGDGDEVVIAKPTFLIYEIGSQLQNAKIKFVPITKELKHDLKEMKKAITANTKLVFIANPDNPTGTYITKKELDEFMHGLPENLVVFLDEAYFEFAYYSFKDYPNGIDYLKRPGLVIARTFSKVYGLAGLRIGYGISNPEVISCMERVREPFNINILAQAGAFAALEDQAFLKKTIAHVEMEREYLYSAFRKIGLEYTRSATNFVIVNTGKDCKVVFNDLLKEGVIVRDMKAWGLDTSIRVTIGTKAENKRFVSALKKVLK from the coding sequence GTGAAGAATCTGGTTAAAATGAATATACTGAATGTTAAAAATTACGTTCCGGGGAAACCCATTGAAGAGGTTCAAAGGGAGCTTGGGTTGAAGAATGTGATAAAGCTCGCTTCCAACGAGAACTGCTTCGGGCCGTCGCCTATGGCTGTTGCCGCTATCAGGAGGGCGCTCCGGAGCATCAATAGGTACCCGGACAGCTCGTCGTTTTATCTAAAGAAGAAGCTGGCCGCTTTTCTTGGCGTCGGGGAGAGCAATCTTATATTCGGCAACGGCTCGGACGAAATCATAAGCATGGCCATCAGGACATTTGTGGGTGACGGCGATGAGGTTGTCATAGCCAAACCTACATTCCTTATATACGAGATAGGTTCTCAGCTTCAGAACGCGAAGATAAAGTTCGTTCCTATCACAAAGGAATTGAAACATGATTTAAAAGAGATGAAGAAAGCGATAACCGCGAATACGAAGCTTGTCTTCATAGCAAATCCGGACAACCCTACCGGAACTTATATCACCAAGAAAGAGCTGGACGAGTTTATGCATGGCCTGCCCGAGAATCTCGTGGTGTTCTTAGACGAGGCTTATTTTGAATTCGCGTATTACAGCTTTAAAGATTATCCTAACGGCATAGATTATTTAAAGAGGCCGGGTCTTGTCATCGCCAGGACTTTTTCGAAAGTTTATGGATTGGCGGGTTTAAGGATCGGATACGGTATTTCAAATCCGGAGGTCATAAGCTGTATGGAACGCGTCAGGGAGCCGTTCAATATAAATATACTGGCTCAGGCAGGCGCTTTTGCCGCCCTCGAAGACCAGGCGTTCCTTAAAAAGACGATAGCGCATGTAGAGATGGAGCGCGAATACCTGTATTCCGCGTTTCGCAAGATAGGGCTCGAGTATACCAGGAGCGCGACCAACTTCGTCATCGTCAATACCGGTAAAGATTGCAAGGTGGTTTTTAATGACCTGCTCAAAGAAGGTGTTATTGTGCGTGACATGAAGGCGTGGGGGCTCGATACATCTATCCGCGTTACCATAGGCACGAAAGCGGAGAATAAGCGTTTTGTATCAGCGCTTAAAAAAGTCCTAAAATAG
- the aroF gene encoding 3-deoxy-7-phosphoheptulonate synthase: protein MIIVMRPDASKKQVDHLVKKIHALGLKPWVSKGVERTIVGVIGEEDIIRVQPLEVFPGVEKVLQILKPYKLASRDFKKDDSIINIASGVKVGAKKLVVMAGPCSVESEKLLIDIAKKVKAAGATILRGGAFKPRTSPYSFQGLGLKGLKFLAEAKKQTGLQIVTELMDVRDLDMVLKYADIIQIGARNMQNFNLLKEVGKTKKPVLLKRGMANTIKELLMSAEYILAEGNFNVMLCERGIRTFEDATRFTFDTAAIPVIKSLSHLPVIADPSHATGKWGLVAPCAKAAVAAGADGLIVEVHPAPEEAMSDGEQSLLPENFAKMMKEIKVLAKAVGREL from the coding sequence ATGATCATTGTAATGCGTCCGGATGCTTCGAAGAAGCAGGTGGATCATCTCGTTAAAAAGATACACGCGTTGGGTCTTAAACCATGGGTGTCAAAAGGCGTCGAGAGAACGATAGTCGGCGTTATCGGCGAAGAGGATATTATAAGGGTCCAGCCGCTTGAGGTATTTCCCGGCGTAGAAAAAGTACTACAGATATTAAAGCCGTACAAACTGGCGTCCCGTGATTTTAAAAAGGATGACAGTATTATAAATATCGCCTCCGGCGTAAAGGTCGGAGCGAAGAAGCTGGTAGTCATGGCGGGGCCGTGTTCCGTAGAGAGCGAAAAGCTCCTTATCGATATCGCGAAGAAAGTAAAAGCCGCCGGCGCTACCATCTTAAGGGGCGGAGCTTTCAAACCGAGGACATCACCGTATTCATTCCAGGGGCTGGGCCTAAAAGGCCTGAAATTTCTCGCCGAGGCGAAGAAACAGACTGGCCTTCAGATCGTTACGGAACTTATGGATGTGCGCGACTTAGATATGGTGCTTAAATATGCGGATATAATACAGATCGGCGCGCGGAATATGCAGAACTTCAATCTCCTGAAGGAAGTAGGTAAGACGAAGAAACCCGTGCTCTTAAAACGCGGTATGGCCAACACGATAAAAGAGCTTTTGATGTCCGCCGAATACATACTGGCGGAAGGAAATTTTAATGTCATGTTATGCGAACGCGGTATACGGACTTTTGAGGATGCTACCCGTTTTACTTTCGATACAGCCGCTATTCCGGTTATAAAGAGCCTGAGCCATCTACCCGTTATCGCGGATCCTTCGCACGCTACCGGTAAATGGGGGCTCGTCGCGCCGTGCGCTAAGGCGGCCGTCGCGGCCGGAGCCGATGGGCTCATCGTCGAAGTTCATCCTGCGCCGGAAGAGGCAATGTCGGACGGAGAGCAGTCGCTTTTGCCGGAGAATTTCGCGAAGATGATGAAAGAGATAAAAGTATTGGCCAAAGCGGTCGGCAGAGAGCTATGA
- a CDS encoding prephenate dehydrogenase, which yields MKRFKKITIIGVGLIGGSIGLAIKKRGLAKEVAGVFHRRSTLQKALKCKAVDKGFMNIKDGVRGADLIILAAPVSNIASIGREAMRYATAGAIITDVGSTKSLIVRRMEKVLKADSADFVGSHPMAGSEHAGVEFARGDLMDGSPCIVTKTLKTKKAVIAKVANFWKSLGAKVTVMTPSRHDRSVALISHLPHIVAFGLAAAVPERELAYAAEGFKDTTRVASSDPYLWADIFSTNRIETIKACRMFERSYKDIIKALVKNDYQGIVRALKKGKAKRDKFAYGSTK from the coding sequence ATGAAGCGATTTAAAAAAATAACCATTATCGGCGTCGGTCTTATTGGCGGCTCTATCGGCCTTGCAATAAAGAAGAGAGGTCTCGCCAAAGAGGTTGCCGGCGTTTTTCATCGCCGTTCAACGCTTCAAAAAGCGCTTAAATGCAAGGCGGTAGATAAAGGTTTTATGAATATTAAAGACGGGGTTCGCGGCGCGGATCTTATAATACTCGCCGCGCCGGTTTCCAATATCGCCTCAATAGGCCGTGAAGCCATGAGATATGCAACGGCCGGCGCCATAATTACCGATGTCGGCAGTACGAAGAGCCTTATAGTCAGACGGATGGAGAAGGTCCTGAAGGCGGATTCGGCGGATTTTGTCGGGTCTCATCCTATGGCGGGGTCGGAACATGCCGGTGTGGAATTTGCCAGAGGCGATCTTATGGATGGCTCACCGTGCATAGTGACAAAAACACTTAAAACCAAAAAAGCGGTCATTGCAAAAGTAGCGAATTTCTGGAAAAGTCTCGGCGCCAAGGTAACGGTTATGACGCCGTCCCGGCACGATAGAAGCGTCGCCCTGATAAGTCACCTGCCGCATATCGTAGCTTTTGGCCTGGCGGCGGCTGTGCCGGAGAGGGAACTTGCCTATGCGGCCGAGGGGTTTAAAGATACGACGAGAGTGGCTTCGAGCGACCCGTATTTGTGGGCTGACATATTTTCGACGAATAGGATAGAGACTATTAAGGCGTGCCGGATGTTTGAAAGATCGTACAAAGACATAATTAAAGCGCTCGTGAAGAATGATTATCAGGGAATCGTCAGGGCTCTGAAAAAAGGAAAAGCGAAACGGGACAAGTTTGCATATGGCTCGACGAAGTAA
- the cmk gene encoding (d)CMP kinase has translation MARRSNGLLIAIDGPAGSGKSTVSKLVAKALGVLYIDTGAMYRALTLKAMRSRIDLNDEGALVRLAKSTEIDLKGDLSKLEVFLDGEDVAGLIRTPELTNNVKYIARVPGVRAEMVRLQRSIGERGAAVLEGRDIGTVVFPDADYKFYLDADPDERARRRHKELAEAGRAVSLDEIKKDVILRDESDMKRSVGALKKAPGAVIIDTTKLSIDEVVGEILGHIKPKA, from the coding sequence ATGGCTCGACGAAGTAATGGGCTTCTAATAGCTATCGACGGTCCTGCCGGAAGCGGCAAGAGCACGGTTTCCAAGCTGGTGGCAAAGGCGCTCGGAGTTCTTTATATAGATACCGGGGCGATGTACAGGGCTCTTACGCTCAAAGCGATGCGAAGCAGGATAGATCTTAACGACGAAGGCGCTCTTGTGCGGTTGGCTAAGTCGACGGAGATAGACCTTAAGGGAGACCTGAGTAAGCTTGAGGTCTTTCTGGACGGCGAAGATGTCGCAGGTCTTATCCGGACGCCGGAACTGACGAATAATGTTAAATACATCGCGCGCGTTCCGGGGGTCAGGGCCGAGATGGTTCGTCTGCAACGATCGATAGGCGAAAGAGGCGCCGCCGTTCTTGAGGGCAGGGACATCGGCACGGTGGTATTCCCGGACGCCGATTATAAGTTTTATCTTGACGCGGATCCGGACGAGCGTGCCAGGCGCAGACACAAGGAGCTTGCTGAGGCCGGCCGGGCGGTGAGTTTAGACGAAATCAAAAAAGACGTTATCTTAAGAGACGAATCGGATATGAAAAGGTCCGTGGGCGCTTTGAAAAAAGCGCCGGGCGCTGTAATTATCGATACGACTAAGCTTTCGATAGATGAAGTTGTTGGTGAAATACTAGGGCACATAAAACCAAAAGCGTGA
- a CDS encoding lysophospholipid acyltransferase family protein produces the protein MWYFIGWSFFLIFFKTYLGFRAVGRSNVPAKGAFIFVSNHSSYFDPILLGTSLRRALYYMARESLFHKPISNWAMKQVHAFPIKRERGDLGALRQALAILRDGKPLVMFPEGTRSKSAQLRSAKPGVGFIVAKARVPVIPAYIDGSLEALPGSLKTLKRHPVTVYIGEPIVFDFTGFGNSKEAYQQIADEIMNKIAALKDRYVSKAG, from the coding sequence ATGTGGTACTTCATAGGGTGGTCGTTTTTTCTGATCTTTTTCAAAACATACCTTGGTTTTAGGGCGGTGGGCAGAAGCAATGTGCCGGCTAAGGGAGCGTTCATATTTGTTTCCAACCACTCAAGTTATTTTGATCCGATATTACTGGGAACGTCTCTTCGCAGGGCTCTTTACTATATGGCAAGGGAGAGTTTGTTTCATAAGCCGATATCAAATTGGGCCATGAAACAAGTTCATGCCTTTCCGATAAAGAGAGAGCGCGGCGATCTCGGGGCGTTAAGGCAGGCGCTCGCGATATTACGCGACGGCAAGCCGCTCGTTATGTTCCCGGAGGGGACGCGTTCTAAGTCTGCGCAATTGAGGAGCGCGAAGCCGGGCGTAGGCTTTATAGTAGCGAAAGCGCGCGTGCCGGTTATCCCGGCGTATATCGACGGCTCATTGGAAGCGTTGCCCGGGAGCCTGAAGACTCTGAAGAGGCATCCCGTAACGGTCTATATAGGAGAGCCGATAGTGTTCGATTTTACGGGTTTTGGCAATAGTAAAGAAGCTTATCAGCAAATCGCGGATGAGATAATGAATAAGATCGCCGCCCTGAAAGATAGATATGTCAGTAAAGCTGGCTAA
- the ispH gene encoding 4-hydroxy-3-methylbut-2-enyl diphosphate reductase codes for MSVKLAKKTGFCFGVKRAVGMAEDALARKKRPIYSLGSIIHNDQVVAGLSRKGLKVIKNINDIKKGVLVISSHGLSPKITTSIRMRGIDIIDTTCPFVLKAQRIAGASNIKGRIVVIVGDKHHPEVRALVDFAGRKAFVVKNRQQAMTLKLGKADKVSVISQTTQSKKNFIDVVKAIALKKPGTLEVFDTICADAESRQAKASELSRQVGVMIVVGGRKSANTKRLLGICAENAGGRAHLIETESEIKSGWFLPGSAIGVTSGASTPDWMVEKVVDRISNIQRAQTKK; via the coding sequence ATGTCAGTAAAGCTGGCTAAAAAGACCGGCTTCTGTTTCGGGGTAAAACGCGCCGTTGGTATGGCGGAAGATGCTCTGGCGCGAAAAAAGAGGCCGATATATTCATTAGGTTCGATAATTCATAACGATCAGGTTGTGGCGGGTCTTTCAAGAAAAGGTTTGAAGGTAATAAAGAATATAAATGATATCAAGAAGGGGGTGCTTGTAATATCCTCTCACGGGCTAAGCCCGAAAATAACAACGTCTATAAGAATGAGAGGTATAGACATAATAGACACAACATGTCCTTTTGTACTCAAGGCACAAAGGATAGCCGGCGCCTCAAATATTAAAGGCCGCATAGTGGTGATAGTAGGTGATAAGCATCATCCTGAGGTTAGGGCGCTGGTTGATTTTGCGGGCCGGAAGGCGTTTGTGGTCAAAAACAGACAGCAGGCCATGACCCTGAAATTGGGCAAGGCCGACAAGGTGAGCGTGATATCGCAGACGACACAATCGAAGAAGAACTTCATCGACGTGGTAAAGGCGATAGCGCTTAAAAAACCGGGAACGCTCGAGGTCTTCGATACGATATGTGCCGACGCCGAATCGCGTCAGGCAAAAGCATCGGAGCTCTCCCGGCAAGTAGGTGTAATGATCGTCGTAGGCGGCAGGAAGAGCGCTAACACAAAGCGGCTTCTTGGTATATGCGCCGAAAACGCCGGAGGCAGAGCGCACCTTATCGAAACGGAGTCGGAGATTAAGTCCGGTTGGTTTTTGCCGGGTAGCGCGATAGGGGTGACCAGCGGCGCATCGACGCCCGACTGGATGGTTGAAAAGGTAGTTGACAGAATAAGCAATATCCAAAGAGCACAAACTAAAAAATAA
- a CDS encoding 30S ribosomal protein S1 produces MSEEKNNVEELKKEEPKGEGRQSFADLYQQSIVDIKEGQIVKGKIIAINPKDVVIDIGYKSEGAVNISEFSDPDAIKIGDEVDVYLESKEDENGMVVLSKQKAERAVGWEMVISRYGEGDIVDGKVSKKVKGGFMVNIGVEAFLPASLAALKGFGNLNQLIGQTFPFKVVKINKARKNIVVSRKDVLQAQKDEDKKKVFDALQKGAIVNGIVRNITDFGAFVDLGAGMTGLLHITDMSWGRVSHPSEVLAIGDKIDVMVLDFDATSGRVSLGLKQKTQNPWELVDTKYPSGSRIKGNVVNLVPYGAFVELEKGVEGLLHISELSWTKKYANPNELLAIGDRIEVQVLEVDKNNKKISLGLKQLEANPWIGVEEKYPVGTKVKGKIRNLTDYGAFVELEDGIDGLIHVSDISWTKRIGHPKDVFKKGEKVEAVVLASDASNRRISLGIKQLTPDPWDEIAGKYAADSIMSGKVTKVANFGLFVEIDKDLEGLVHISEISIGEGEKLEEKFKAGDELKVKLLKIDSIQHKIALSIKEV; encoded by the coding sequence ATGTCAGAAGAAAAAAATAACGTTGAAGAACTAAAAAAAGAAGAACCCAAGGGGGAAGGGCGGCAGAGTTTTGCCGACCTGTATCAGCAGAGCATAGTCGATATCAAGGAAGGCCAGATAGTAAAAGGCAAAATCATCGCCATAAATCCGAAGGATGTCGTGATCGATATAGGTTATAAATCGGAAGGCGCGGTCAATATCTCCGAGTTTTCGGATCCGGACGCGATAAAGATAGGCGACGAGGTTGACGTCTATCTCGAGTCGAAGGAAGATGAGAACGGTATGGTCGTCCTCTCCAAGCAGAAGGCGGAGCGCGCTGTAGGATGGGAGATGGTTATTTCCAGGTACGGCGAAGGCGATATAGTCGATGGAAAAGTCTCGAAGAAGGTAAAAGGCGGCTTCATGGTCAATATCGGTGTCGAGGCGTTTTTGCCGGCGTCGCTTGCCGCGCTTAAAGGCTTCGGTAATCTGAATCAGCTCATCGGTCAGACATTCCCGTTCAAAGTGGTGAAGATAAACAAGGCACGTAAGAATATAGTGGTGTCGCGCAAAGACGTGCTTCAGGCTCAGAAGGATGAGGATAAGAAGAAAGTTTTCGACGCGCTCCAGAAGGGCGCTATCGTCAATGGTATAGTCAGGAACATAACCGACTTCGGCGCGTTCGTGGATCTCGGCGCCGGCATGACGGGGCTTTTGCATATCACCGACATGAGTTGGGGCAGAGTATCGCATCCGAGCGAAGTGTTAGCCATAGGCGACAAGATCGATGTCATGGTGCTCGACTTCGACGCGACTTCCGGCCGCGTGTCTCTGGGATTAAAACAGAAGACCCAGAATCCGTGGGAACTCGTGGATACGAAGTATCCGTCAGGTAGCCGCATAAAAGGCAACGTAGTCAACCTCGTGCCGTATGGCGCGTTTGTGGAACTTGAGAAAGGCGTGGAGGGATTGCTCCATATATCCGAGCTTTCATGGACGAAGAAGTATGCTAATCCGAATGAGCTTCTCGCGATAGGCGACAGGATAGAAGTACAGGTTCTGGAAGTGGACAAAAATAATAAAAAGATTTCCCTCGGACTAAAACAGCTCGAGGCAAATCCGTGGATAGGGGTTGAAGAGAAATACCCCGTAGGAACCAAGGTTAAAGGCAAGATACGCAATCTGACCGACTACGGCGCTTTCGTGGAGCTTGAGGACGGTATCGATGGCCTCATTCACGTTTCCGATATATCATGGACCAAGCGCATAGGTCACCCTAAGGATGTGTTCAAAAAAGGTGAGAAGGTCGAAGCGGTAGTCCTGGCGTCGGATGCGAGCAACCGAAGGATATCTCTCGGCATAAAGCAGTTGACGCCGGATCCGTGGGATGAGATCGCCGGCAAGTATGCGGCGGATAGCATAATGAGCGGCAAGGTTACGAAAGTGGCTAATTTTGGCCTATTCGTAGAGATAGACAAAGACCTTGAAGGGCTTGTGCACATCTCTGAGATATCTATAGGAGAGGGCGAGAAGCTTGAAGAAAAGTTCAAGGCGGGGGACGAGTTAAAAGTAAAGCTCCTCAAGATCGACTCGATCCAACATAAGATAGCATTGAGTATCAAAGAAGTGTAG
- a CDS encoding DUF2148 domain-containing protein: protein MKRSGELEKEAVAMAASNMAAAARTAPKTRGIDNIDVMVIDDTQIRDKLISQMKKISKNENRPSFERDADSISASPAILIIGVRSNPAGLNCGFCGYPVCDKLKASDGVCSFNSVDLGIAISSAADIADRAHIDNRIMYSIGRACIDMKFFGKEVKQALGIPLSVTGKNPFFDRK, encoded by the coding sequence AGAGATCCGGGGAGCTTGAAAAAGAAGCGGTCGCAATGGCCGCGAGTAATATGGCCGCCGCCGCCAGAACAGCGCCAAAAACCCGCGGTATAGACAACATCGATGTTATGGTAATAGACGATACGCAAATAAGAGATAAGCTTATTTCGCAAATGAAAAAGATATCGAAAAATGAGAACAGGCCGAGTTTTGAAAGGGACGCAGATTCCATATCCGCTTCACCCGCAATACTAATAATAGGAGTAAGATCAAATCCGGCGGGATTAAATTGCGGATTCTGCGGTTATCCCGTCTGCGATAAACTAAAAGCTTCCGACGGGGTATGTTCGTTTAATTCGGTCGACCTCGGCATAGCGATAAGCTCCGCGGCCGATATCGCTGACCGAGCCCATATAGACAACAGGATAATGTACTCGATAGGCAGGGCGTGCATCGACATGAAATTTTTCGGCAAAGAAGTAAAGCAAGCCCTGGGAATTCCTTTAAGCGTTACGGGTAAAAATCCATTCTTCGATAGAAAATAA